In one Yarrowia lipolytica chromosome 1A, complete sequence genomic region, the following are encoded:
- a CDS encoding uncharacterized protein (Compare to YALI0A19646g, weakly similar to uniprot|O14064 Schizosaccharomyces pombe Bir1 protein (Chromosome segregation protein cut17), similar to Saccharomyces cerevisiae BIR1 (YJR089W); ancestral locus Anc_7.460): MSKNSNHDRMVAYTERLASFEEARLPRRRKKVQWPHEHPDPEQLAKAGFYFNPRVESPDNVTCFLCECSLDGWELDDCPLKEHLEHSRGCSWATILSKDWQNEKNHDPHCKENIGMRLTTFDNKWPLEKKRGWPTSLKLAEAGFYFAPTVAEEDLVVCAYCDISLDGWERTDDPLHEHERRRPECYFFTSMKKEEATTKKKRRSSKRASKKIEEVADESVVILQQPDNGSVQILSDPEEEPAPQPIRSKKEGRRPSAKTAPKIRQVSVEEELAKLQKEMEEDGDISVALEQKEDVSDFEVDLELSEMAKQADSLVHNFDEGISDFEEPHHNHQHEPTPVRSNKRPSNVFQDDPAPPAKRRKSSVVPSAPVARISLPISEGTNNWEVFSGSSSPAPQEHEVDKGEDGGDDNDDEEDDDDDHEDDEDDGDDEDDEDEDQFVGAKENLTEEDCVVVSPAKPLEKILANDVQAHVEHEVEEPAREEQEKEQVPVQEEEEEEEEGKREEPVQEEAQSNKTTDTHSTPADSERRDSERRSRAITRSPLAVRNLNQIVTTKSATSTPARSKASQSLQWEPVDCDQVFDVCESSPHKEPDHILDMTITEWYKYQSVEAEKRLMEKCNRMVEVVQREGQRALNHIKALPTVDG, from the coding sequence ATGTCGAAAAACAGCAACCACGACCGCATGGTCGCCTACACGGAGCGACTGGCGTCCTTTGAAGAAGCCCGACTTCCTCGGCGGAGAAAGAAGGTCCAATGGCCTCATGAACACCCGGATCCAGAGCAGTTGGCCAAGGCAGGATTCTATTTCAACCCCAGAGTCGAGAGTCCAGACAATGTCACATGTTTCTTGTGTGAATGTTCGCTGGACGGCTGGGAGCTCGATGACTGTCCTCTCAAAGAGCATCTGGAGCACTCTCGGGGGTGTTCTTGGGCCACCATTCTGTCCAAGGACTGGCAGAATGAAAAGAATCACGACCCTCACTGCAAAGAGAACATAGGCATGCGACTCACCACCTTTGACAACAAATGgcctctggagaagaagcgggGCTGGCCAACGTCGCTCAAACTGGCCGAGGCAGGCTTCTACTTTGCGCCTACGGTAGCCGAAGAGGATCTGGTTGTGTGCGCCTACTGCGACATTTCCCTTGACGGATGGGAAAGAACAGATGACCCTCTTCATGAGCATGAGCGACGACGTCCCGAGTGCTACTTTTTCACCagcatgaagaaggaggaggctacTACCAAGAAGAAACGAAGATCTTCTAAGCGAGCttccaagaagattgaaGAAGTCGCCGATGAGAGTGTTGTCATTTTACAGCAGCCTGACAATGGGAGTGTTCAGATTCTGTCGGATCCCGAAGAGGAGCCAGCCCCCCAGCCCATTAGatccaagaaggagggccGACGACCAAGCGCAAAGACTGCTCCGAAGATCAGACAGGTGTCTGTAGAAGAAGAGCTTgccaagctgcagaaggaaatggaggaggatggaGACATCAGTGTTGCCTTGGAGCAAAAGGAGGATGTTTCTGACTTTGAGGTTGACCTTGAGCTCAGCGAGATGGCAAAACAGGCCGATTCTCTGGTCCATAACTTTGATGAAGGTATCAGCGACTTTGAAGAACCtcaccacaaccaccagcATGAGCCTACTCCTGTCAGATCCAACAAGCGACCTTCTAATGTCTTCCAGGATGATCCTGCACCTCCTGCCAAGCGACGAAAGTCTTCTGTGGTTCCTTCTGCACCAGTTGCTCGAATTTCTCTGCCTATTTCCGAGGGTACCAATAATTGGGAGGTTTTCTCTGGatcgtcttctccagctcctcaagAGCACGAAGTGGAcaaaggagaagacggcGGTGATGAcaatgatgatgaggaagacgacgacgacgaccatgaggacgatgaggacgatggggacgatgaggacgatgaggatgaggaccAGTTCGTGGGGGCTAAGGAAAACCtcaccgaggaggactgTGTGGTTGTTTCTCCTGCCAAGCCTCTTGAGAAGATTCTTGCCAACGACGTGCAAGCTCATGTGGAACATGAAGTTGAGGAGCCCGCTCGTGAGGAACAAGAAAAGGAGCAAGTTCCGGttcaggaggaggaggaggaggaggaggaaggaAAACGGGAAGAACCTGTTCAGGAGGAAGCCCAGTCAAACAAAACTACAGATACCCATAGCACTCCTGCTGACTCTGAGAGGCGAGACTCTGAGCGTCGGTCGAGGGCAATCACCCGATCTCCTCTTGCTGTTCGCAACCTCAACCAAATCGTTACCACCAAATCCGCCACCAGCACTCCAGCACGGTCCAAAGCGAGCCAGTCTCTACAATGGGAGCCTGTGGACTGCGACCAGGTCTTTGACGTGTGTGAGTCGAGTCCTCATAAGGAGCCTGATCACATCCTCGACATGACAATCACGGagtggtacaagtaccagtcAGTAGAGGCCGAGAAGCGGCTCATGGAAAAGTGCAACCGAATGGTCGAGGTTGTGCAGCGAGAAGGCCAGAGGGCGCTGAACCATATCAAGGCTCTTCCCACAGTTGATGGGTAG
- a CDS encoding uncharacterized protein (Compare to YALI0A19580g, weakly similar to uniprot|P39109 Saccharomyces cerevisiae YDR135c YCF1 glutathione S-conjugate transporter (vacuolar)), which produces MIIGVSMASVAGQMIPLTQIDPKYYDLRPQAAQTGLLLVPAVFALSLIAYGHKAVKWQLTNTLLVLQIILLIPLYQFGPVWELGCAIAGTLVMLYRESSTIHLSYHIALIAFSFSLVVANINRHLTHAFMGELGCQTVSAICLVANSLILCYLQPSSEFYSNLTFGWLQKTLDRDIVTQDSLEKTPDALITENAFSDFKSFQRKYPEGTSFSTLIQKRYTWWYIKASTFFLGEVLFPFAQPLLLKSLIVQVTSYDEKQNSKYMSRAFTLILALAGIDFLATLAATKFRRQVTTMALHMMVGLGAFIQDKIFRLETMPESSGDIINHFATDITNVLHVPYYFDQLWKAPLQLIVCTFFLYQLLSYAVFWGLLVLAICGPVSYFLAKTQSMVYRKMQSQRSARYSLVGQMLKNIKTLKFYTLEKHTFDTIRDIRSREINTLKRVNQIKLFDTFLWHTCIFLCSFVSLYMFREQHGGKLTLDVVFPTMVLFQILQQPFKVLPTNVSLLVESVVSLKRVSGFLDHPEDGVDRESLNLEETSQQIIDDLNNNVDLISIIGKVGSGKSTLLDMIVQKSPQAVAYMTQGHFLLNASIKDNIIFGSNLDEERYKTVLYQCALVPDLANLSHGDQTLIGDKGLSLSGGQQARISMARALYSGYTMCLDDPLAALDQHVQNHVIRHALAYAESQMVMATNSHKLLDYGRVYNLDTRGQAAIAAKKNLEDLREPNVVPQDINVQPPASLQQEEITTSGRVNWSVYRRYFQEFGFFTFTVFMIFAIGFAGLGVAAGLAISRANVFYYLMFGLVAGLSEIISNLIFLKGSCSVGLKMHYRLLTCVITSPLAFFVSTPMGRVLNRLTADLKLTDEEVANNGRLFVYSCIEAAFGLGLIVAAAPLSIIFVAGLLMLYKHYEAIYVKTSRELKRIVAATSSPILTILGESIDGRHVISAYSRQPYMSGRLCEALDENNKARFIQGNLGYWLGLRLKGIGCGIIFVAGALSLFALGSGQLSVALLSLTMTYALGITKHLDAIVSSLIMVETNSVSVERIVEWMGNEKQDPLDTDVEANGSSGIPYPSEIDLLSDKPPQKIFTKGHVQIEGWNVFYGDTQVLKNINLDIPGGTKLAIVGRTGSGKSTLVNSLFRLVEPRTGEVDIDGYNIAKVPLLDLRANMAIIPQDCQVFAGTVRLNLDPHDIHTDEELVSALRSCSLDFALDMHLSEDGSNISTGQQQLLCLGRAVLKKAAVVCLDEATSSVDKDTEKVVGSVLQNAFANSTVITIAHRLETVIDSDKICVLDKGEVVEYGSPSELLAKKGLFYELHKSNRLD; this is translated from the coding sequence ATGATTATTGGTGTGAGTATGGCCTCTGTTGCCGGACAAATGATCCCGCTAACCCAGATTGATCCAAAGTACTACGATCTGAGGCCCCAGGCGGCCCAGACTGGGCTACTTTTGGTTCCAGCTGTCTTCGCTCTGTCTCTCATCGCCTATGGTCACAAAGCCGTCAAGTGGCAGCTCACAAACACTCTGCTTGTGCTCCAGATAATTCTACTGATCCCGCTGTATCAATTCGGTCCCGTGTGGGAGCTAGGATGTGCCATCGCTGGAACTCTGGTCATGCTGTACCGTGAGTCCTCCACGATCCATCTTTCCTATCACATTGCCCTCATCGCTTTTTCCTTCAGTCTGGTGGTCGCCAACATCAACCGTCATCTGACACACGCATTTATGGGCGAGTTGGGATGCCAGACCGTCTCTGCAATCTGTCTGGTGGCCAACTCTCTAATTCTGTGCTACCTGCAACCGTCTTCCGAGTTCTATTCCAACTTGACCTTTGGATGGCTCCAAAAGACTCTCGACAGAGACATTGTGACCCAGGATAGCTTGGAAAAGACCCCCGACGCCCTCATCACCGAAAACGCCTTCTCAGACTTCAAGAGCTTCCAAAGGAAGTACCCTGAAGgaacctccttctccactctGATCCAAAAGAGATACACTTGGTGGTATATCAAGGCCTCCACTTTTTTCCTTGGAGAGGTGCTGTTCCCTTTTGCTCAGcccctccttctcaagTCGCTCATTGTCCAGGTCACCAGCTATGACGAGAAGCAAAACTCCAAGTACATGTCCAGAGCATTCACTCTGATTCTAGCTCTCGCAGGAATCGACTTTCTGGCCACCCTGGCGGCCACCAAGTTCCGACGTCAGGTCACGACTATGGCCCTTCATATGATGGTTGGCCTGGGTGCTTTCATCCAGGACAAGATTTTCCGGCTGGAAACTATGCCCGAGTCGTCAGGTGATATCATCAACCATTTCGCCACCGATATCACCAATGTGCTTCATGTGCCCTACTACTTTGACCAGCTGTGGAAGGCTCCTCTCCAGCTCATTGTCTGCACCTTCTTCCTCTACCAGCTGCTGTCGTATGCTGTTTTCTGGGGCCTTTTGGTGCTGGCTATTTGTGGACCAGTGTCTTACTTCCTTGCCAAAACCCAAAGCATGGTTTATCGAAAGATGCAGAGCCAGCGATCCGCTCGATACTCGCTTGTGGGCCAGATGCTCAAGAATATCAAGACTCTCAAGTTCTACACTCTCGAGAAGCACACCTTTGACACTATTCGAGACATTAGATCCCGAGAAATCAACACCCTGAAGCGTGTTAACCAGATCAAGCTCTTCGATACTTTCCTGTGGCACACCTGCATCTTTCTGTGCTCTTTTGTCTCTCTCTATATGTTCAGAGAGCAGCATGGAGGCAAGCTCACTCTTGATGTGGTCTTCCCTACTATGGTTCTCTTCCAGATTCTGCAACAGCCCTTCAAGGTACTTCCTACCAATGTTTCTCTGCTTGTTGAGTCGGTTGTCTCTCTCAAGCGTGTTAGTGGTTTCCTGGATCACCCTGAGGACGGTGTAGATCGAGAGTCTCTCAACTTGGAAGAGACTTCTCAGCAGATTATCGATgacctcaacaacaacgttGATCTGATTTCCATCATTGGAAAGGTCGGTAGTGGAAAGAGTACTCTACTCGACATGATTGTTCAGAAGAGCCCCCAAGCCGTGGCTTACATGACCCAAGGACACTTCTTGCTCAATGCCAGTATCAAGGATAATATCATTTTTGGCTCGAATTTGGACGAGGAACGATACAAGACTGTCCTCTACCAGTGTGCACTTGTTCCAGATCTGGCCAACCTGAGCCATGGGGACCAGACGCTGATTGGTGATAAGGgtctttctctttctggAGGCCAGCAGGCCCGAATCTCCATGGCTCGAGCTCTGTACTCTGGATACACCATGTGTCTAGACGACCCTCTTGCTGCTCTGGATCAGCATGTGCAGAACCATGTGATTCGACATGCACTTGCATACGCTGAGTCTCAGATGGTTATGGCTACCAACTCTCACAAGCTACTCGATTATGGAAGAGTCTACAATCTCGATACCCGTGGACAGGCTGCTattgctgccaagaagaacctTGAGGACCTGAGAGAGCCCAATGTTGTTCCCCAGGATATCAATGTGCAGCCTCCTGCTTCTCTACAGCAAGAGGAGATCACGACTAGTGGTCGAGTCAATTGGAGCGTCTACCGACGGTACTTCCAGGAATTTGGCTTCTTCACTTTCACGGTCTTTATGATTTTTGCCATAGGATTTGCTGGTCTAGGTGTTGCCGCTGGTCTTGCTATTTCGCGAGCCAACGTTTTCTACTACCTCATGTTTGGACTTGTTGCTGGCCTTTCTGAGATCATTTCGAACCTCATTTTCCTTAAGGGAAGTTGTTCGGTTGGTCTCAAGATGCACTACAGACTGCTGACTTGTGTTATCACCTCCCCATTGGCCTTTTTTGTTTCTACCCCTATGGGTCGAGTTCTTAACCGACTCACTGCTGATCTCAAGCTCACTGATGAAGAGGTTGCTAACAACGGCCGACTGTTTGTGTACTCGTGCATTGAGGCTGCCTTTGGCCTGGGTCTCATTGTTGCGGCTGCTCCTCTTTCCATCATCTTTGTGGCCGGTCTGCTGATGCTGTACAAGCACTACGAAGCCATCTACGTCAAGACTTCCCGTGAGCTCAAGCGAATTGTCGCTGccacttcttctccaaTTCTCACCATTCTCGGAGAGAGTATTGACGGTCGACATGTCATTTCTGCCTACAGCCGACAGCCTTACATGTCTGGTCGTCTTTGTGAGGCTCTTGATGAAAACAACAAGGCTCGATTCATCCAGGGTAACCTTGGATACTGGCTAGGTCTGCGTCTCAAGGGAATTGGCTGTGGCATCATCTTTGTTGCCGGTGCGCTTTCTCTGTTTGCTCTTGGGAGTGGTCAACTTTCGgttgctcttctttctctgACTATGACCTATGCTCTGGGTATCACTAAGCATCTTGATGCCATTGTTTCTTCTTTGATCATGGTTGAGACCAactctgtgtctgttgagCGAATTGTCGAGTGGATGGGCAATGAGAAGCAGGACCCTCTTGATACAGATGTTGAGGCCAACGGCTCTTCCGGTATTCCCTATCCTTCTGAGATTGATCTTCTCTCTGACAAACCTCCTCAAAAGATCTTCACCAAGGGTCACGTTCAGATTGAGGGCTGGAACGTGTTTTACGGCGACACTCAGGtgctcaagaacatcaacCTTGATATTCCAGGTGGCACAAAGCTGGCTATTGTTGGTCGAACTGGCTCTGGAAAGTCCACTCTGGTCAACTCTCTGTTTAGATTGGTGGAGCCTCGAACTGGAGAGGTGGACATTGATGGCTacaacattgccaaggttcctcttctggatcttcGTGCTAACATGGCCATCATTCCCCAGGATTGCCAGGTCTTTGCTGGAACCGTGCGTCTCAACCTCGACCCTCATGATATTCATACTGATGAGGAGCTTGTTTCTGCACTGCGAAGCTGCTCGTTGGACTTTGCTCTGGATATGCATTTGAGTGAAGATGGTTCCAACATCTCTactggccagcagcagttgcTGTGTCTTGGTAGAGCTGTTCTCAAGAAGGCAGCTGTGGTGTGTCTCGATGAAGCCACGTCCTCGGTGGACAAGGACACTGAAAAGGTGGTGGGCTCTGTGTTGCAGAATGCATTTGCCAACTCCACTGTGATTACAATAGCCCATCGGCTGGAAACTGTTATAGATTCCGACAAGATTTGTGTGTTGGATAAGGGTGAGGTTGTGGAGTACGGGTCTCCTTcagagctgctggccaagaagggtTTGTTTTACGAGCTCCACAAGTCGAACCGACTGGACTAA
- a CDS encoding uncharacterized protein (Compare to YALI0A19536g, similar to Saccharomyces cerevisiae YLR426W; ancestral locus Anc_4.306, weakly similar to uniprot|Q873D6 Neurospora crassa B17B1.060) codes for MSEFAHEEKFLKAKSSLNIDNIVKLADKILLNPLFAGAALALSYQNGDLYENLPRFAGIAGAGILTTILYFFRVISRRYLKIKGWKLTSRDVAVITGGSNGLGHYIAYELSKRGVRCAILDREKPARTLPGSTYYYCDLTDKTVIDKAFAEVQRDMGPISILVNNAGMMCEQRVQDLNEKLIRNLFEVNIVSHFWTLQAVIPDFLKYKRGWVVSVASTVGLIGPGHMSAYTSSKHAVVGLHDSITHERGLAGKVGTTLVCPGQMNTRLFADLSTPTKFFAPVVESQALAKIIVDNIANGQRGEVIEPLYARLTPLARIVPHWLADFCRWATNLDGCMEEVEHKKVGRGEL; via the coding sequence ATGTCTGAATTCGCTCACGAAGAAAAGTttctcaaggccaagtccTCTCTGAACATTgacaacattgtcaagcTCGCAGACAAGATCCTGCTCAACCCTCTGTTTGCAGGCGCCGCCCTGGCCCTGTCTTACCAGAATGGTGACCTTTACGAGAACCTGCCCCGATTCGCTGGCATTGCTGGCGCTGGCATCCTCACCACCATCCTCTACTTCTTCCGAGTCATCTCTCGACGATACCTGAAGATCAAGGGCTGGAAGCTGACTTCCCGAGATGTTGCGGTCATCACCGGAGGCTCCAACGGTCTCGGACATTACATTGCCTATGAGCTGTCCAAGCGAGGCGTGCGATGTGCCATTCTCGACCGAGAGAAGCCCGCCCGAACCCTGCCCGGTTCCACCTATTACTACTGTGACCTCACTGACAAGACCGTCATTGACAAGGCCTTCGCCGAGGTGCAGCGAGACATGGGTCCCATCTCCATTCTGGTCAACAACGCCGGTATGATGTGCGAGCAGCGAGTCCAGGACCTCAACGAGAAGCTCATTCGAAACCTGTTCGAGGTCAACATTGTCTCGCACTTCTGGACCCTGCAGGCCGTCATCCCCGACTTCCTCAAGTACAAGCGAGGATGGGTCGTGTCTGTCGCCTCCACCGTCGGTCTCATTGGACCCGGCCACATGTCTGCCTACACCTCTTCCAAGCATGCCGTGGTCGGTCTGCATGACTCCATCACCCACGAGCGAGGTCTTGCTGGCAAGGTCGGAACTACCCTTGTGTGCCCCGGTCAGATGAACACCCGTCTGTTTGCCGATCTGTCCACTCCCACCAAGTTCTTTGCTCCCGTCGTTGAGTCCCaggctctggccaagatcATTGTCGacaacattgccaacgGCCAGCGAGGCGAGGTCATTGAGCCTCTGTACGCCAGACTCACCCCTCTGGCTCGAATCGTGCCCCACTGGCTGGCCGACTTCTGCCGATGGGCCACCAACCTCGATGGCTgcatggaggaggttgagcaCAAGAAGGTGGGCCGAGGAGAGCTGTAA
- a CDS encoding uncharacterized protein (Compare to YALI0A19624g, weakly similar to uniprot|P25576 Saccharomyces cerevisiae YCL047c Hypothetical 29.7 kDa protein in APA1/DTP-PDI1 intergenic region, similar to Saccharomyces cerevisiae YCL047C; ancestral locus Anc_1.27) yields the protein MSLYTLVRAAATHSRPPAGTNFKAEIDDFMRGDERVRLLGDMPRKGSRVVVLDSSFNPPHYAHLELAMLGMTHTKDNCILLLLSITNADKKPAPAAFQQRLEMMELFKRSIDAEVVLGLTKEPYFVDKYKVIKRLLASHGLTPHLHFPMGLDTLVRLVDQKYYKEPVSEALKGFFQDCHVHVLTRDDIHFNMKELPEQWQRHIHMSKHSSKTDGVSSSNVRALVKSHKRHHEFERLVPPQILAYIVEHGLYK from the exons ATGTCCCTCTACACCCTTGTGAGAGCTGCGGCCACCCATTCCAGGCCGCCAGCGGGCACCAATTTCAAAGCGGAAATCGACGACTTTATGCGTGGCGACGAACGGGTTCGACTGTTAGGGGACATGCCCAGGAAGGGCTCTcgtgtggttgtgttggACTCGTCCTTCAACCCCCCGCATTATGCTCACTTAGAGCTGGCCATGTTAGGGATGACACACACAAAAGACAACTG CATTCTCCTCTTGTTATCAATCACCAACGCAGACAAGAAGCCAGCGCCAGCAGCGTTCCAACAGAGactggagatgatggagcTGTTCAAAAGAAGCATCGATGCAGAAGTCGTTCTTGGCCTCACAAAAGAGCCGTATTTTGTGGACAAATACAAGGTCATCAAGCGACTACTGGCCAGCCACGGCCTGACTCCCCACCTGCACTTCCCCATGGGCCTGGACACGTTAGTGAGACTGGTGGATCAAAAATACTACAAGGAGCCCGTTTCCGAGGCACTAAAGGGCTTCTTCCAGGACTGCCACGTGCATGTGCTCACCCGGGACGATATCCACTTTAATATGAAGGAACTACCAGAACAATGGCAACGCCACATCCACATGTCGAAACACTCGTCCAAAACCGATGGCGTGTCTTCCTCAAACGTCAGAGCGCTGGTGAAGAGCCACAAGCGCCACCACGAATTCGAGAGGCTAGTTCCGCCGCAAATCCTCGCCTACATTGTTGAGCATGGCCTGTACAAATAG
- a CDS encoding uncharacterized protein (Compare to YALI0A19558g, similar to uniprot|P32837 Saccharomyces cerevisiae YDL210W GABA-specific permease (GABA-specific transport protein)), giving the protein MAMNMGVKMVYKSVAIRYSDSINSLSIHTHTHTTNSHKITMTVIERKSDDSLQEKGVPYATQDECILADIGYKEELKRHFSVVQVFGIAFSIMGLLPSISSVIGYSLTAGPVGMVWGWCIASACIMVVGLAMAELGSSLPTSGGLYWWTYHFAPENAKRPLSFLCGYSNSLGLIGGLVSIDYGFSLMLLSVVSLATDGEFEPSKYTVYGVFAGAVLTHGLAGILTTKLISKIQTACIVLNIGIIVLVVIALPVGARDHLNDGKFIFTQIENISEWPTGWNFFLSWLAPIWTIGAFDSCVHMAEEASNASRAVPIGIISSIGMCWILGVIVNIICAAVINPDVEAIINTPLGQPMAQIIYDCLGKKWTMAIMSIIFCLQWTMGLSILVAGSRQNWAFARDGALPFSDWLKVVHKETGVPRRTVIMGTFVGLAIGCICMIDDKAAYALFSLPPVSNDLAWLLPIFLKLVFGASKFVPGPFYLGKVLSKIIGIAASGYLVFAIILLMFPTATPHVTTDTMNYVVVLNVGVWIGALAYYFLYARRWYTGPRSNLEDDPRVLDAVRVVNQELAKEESEKANEKQVEEHVERVVI; this is encoded by the coding sequence ATGGCGATGAATATGGGGGTCAAGATGGTATATAAGAGCGTTGCAATACGGTATTCGGACTCCATCAACTCACTATCCAttcacacacacacacacactacCAACTCACACAAGATCACAATGACAGTAATCGAGCGCAAGTCCGACGACAGCTTGCAAGAGAAGGGCGTTCCCTACGCCACTCAGGATGAGTGTATCCTGGCCGACATTGGTTACAAGGAGGAATTGAAACGGCACTTTTCCGTGGTCCAAGTATTTGGAATCgccttctccatcatgGGTCTGCTACCTTCCATTTCGTCCGTCATTGGTTACTCTCTCACGGCTGGCCCCGTGGGAATGGTCTGGGGATGGTGCATTGCCTCGGCGTGTATTATGGTTGTAGGTTTGGCCATGGCCGAGCTGGGTTCCTCATTGCCTACTTCGGGAGGTCTGTACTGGTGGACTTACCATTTTGCACCTGAGAACGCCAAACGACCCTTGTCTTTCCTTTGCGGTTACTCCAACTCGCTGGGTCTCATTGGAGGTCTGGTGTCTATCGACTATGGCTTTTCTCTCATGCTCTTGTCTGTGGTTTCCCTGGCCACTGACGGTGAATTTGAACCCTCCAAATACACGGTTTACGGCGTCTTCGCAGGCGCTGTGCTGACCCACGGTCTCGCCGGCATCCTCACCACCAAACTCATCTCCAAGATCCAGACTGCCTGTATCGTGCTTAACATTGGTATCATTGTTCTGGTTGTGATTGCGCTGCCCGTCGGTGCACGTGATCACCTCAACGACGGCAAGTTCATCTTCACCCAGATTGAAAACATCTCCGAATGGCCTACCGGCTGGAACTTCTTCCTGTCGTGGCTCGCCCCCATCTGGACCATTGGAGCCTTTGACAGTTGTGTCCACATGGCTGAGGAAGCATCCAACGCCTCTCGAGCCGTCCCTATCGGTATCATTTCATCCATTGGCATGTGCTGGATCCTTGGTGTCATTGTCAACATCATCTGTGCTGCTGTCATCAACCCCGATGTTGAGGCTATCATCAATACTCCCCTCGGCCAGCCCATGGCCCAGATCATCTACGACTGTCTTGGAAAGAAGTGGACCATGGCAATTAtgtccatcatcttctgTCTTCAGTGGACCATGGGTCTCAGTATTCTGGTCGCTGGATCTCGACAGAACTGGGCCTTTGCTCGAGATGGCGCTCTGCCCTTCTCCGACTGGCTTAAGGTTGTCCACAAGGAGACTGGAGTGCCTCGACGAACCGTCATCATGGGCACCTTTGTCGGTCTGGCCATTGGCTGCATCTGTATGATTGATGACAAGGCTGCTTACGCTCTGTTTTCTCTGCCCCCCGTCTCCAACGATCTGGCCTGGCTCCTGCCCATCTTCCTCAAGCTCGTGTTTGGCGCCTCCAAGTTTGTGCCCGGCCCCTTCTACCTTGGTAAGGTTCTTTCCAAGATCATCGGTATCGCTGCATCTGGATATCTCGTCTTTGCCATCATTCTGCTAATGTTCCCCACTGCGACccctcacgtgaccacgGACACCATGAACTACGTTGTGGTGCTAAACGTTGGCGTGTGGATTGGCGCTTTGGCTTACTACTTTTTGTACGCTCGGCGATGGTACACCGGCCCTCGATCCAACTTGGAAGATGATCCTCGAGTTCTTGACGCCGTTCGAGTTGTCAACCAGGAGcttgccaaggaggagtccgaAAAGGCCAACGAGAAGCAGGTTGAGGAGCATGTTGAGCGTGTCGTTATTTAA
- a CDS encoding uncharacterized protein (Compare to YALI0A19602g, similar to Saccharomyces cerevisiae FPR2 (YDR519W); ancestral locus Anc_1.28, similar to uniprot|Q38935 Arabidopsis thaliana FK506- binding protein 2-1 precursor (EC 5.2.1.8) (Peptidyl- prolyl cis- transisomerase) (PPiase) (Rotamase) (15 kDa FKBP)(FKBP-15-1)), translating to MARIIVLIVAFMALIAGVFATEEKLAKLQIGILKKISPEECTQKARKGDTVSVHYTGKLEDGTVFDSSVERGQPIQFPLGTGRVIPGWDQGILGMCVGEKRKLTIPPHLAYGKQGAGRVIPPDSTLIFTTELVSIDNDGDRDEL from the exons ATGGCCCGAATTATTGTTCTCATTGTTGCCTTCATGGCTCTTATCGCCGGCGTTTTTGCCActgaggagaagctggccaagctcCAGATTG gcattctcaagaagatttCTCCCGAGGAGTGCACCCAGAAGGCCAGAAAGGGCGACACCGTGTCTGTGCACTACACCGGCAAGCTTGAGGACGGCACCGTGTTCGACTCCTCCGTCGAGCGAGGCCAGCCCATCCAGTTCCCCCTTGGCACTGGACGAGTCATCCCCGGCTGGGACCAGGGTATTCTCGGCATGTGCGTTGGCGAGAAGCGAAAGCTCACCATCCCCCCTCATCTTGCCTACGGCAAGCAGGGCGCTGGCCGAGTCATTCCTCCGGACTCCACCCTCATTTTCACCACCGAGCTCGTTTCTATCGACAACGACGGTGACCGAGATGAGCTCTAA